From the Pseudomonadota bacterium genome, one window contains:
- a CDS encoding 2-oxoacid:acceptor oxidoreductase family protein: protein MIEIRFHGRGGQGAVTSAELVALAAIEQGRFAQSMPSFGPERRGAPVQAYLRVADEKIRVRAEINHPNIVVVLDDSLIDILDVTHGLKDKGLVVLNTRRSEKEVREVMKYKGSLACIDALTIALETLKVPITNTTMIGALLKASGVIPLDALVPQIERRFNPKLAERNVAALKRAFEETKVSG, encoded by the coding sequence ATGATCGAAATAAGGTTCCACGGCCGCGGAGGCCAAGGCGCAGTCACCTCAGCAGAACTCGTCGCCCTCGCGGCGATAGAGCAGGGACGCTTCGCACAGTCCATGCCATCCTTCGGCCCGGAGCGCCGCGGCGCCCCTGTGCAGGCATATCTGCGCGTGGCCGATGAGAAGATCCGCGTGCGCGCCGAGATCAATCACCCGAACATCGTGGTCGTGCTCGACGACAGCCTCATAGATATCCTGGACGTGACCCATGGGCTCAAGGACAAGGGGCTCGTGGTGCTCAATACCAGGCGCAGCGAGAAAGAGGTCCGCGAGGTCATGAAGTACAAGGGCAGCCTCGCGTGCATCGACGCGCTCACCATAGCGCTCGAGACGCTCAAGGTCCCGATCACCAACACCACGATGATAGGCGCGCTGCTCAAGGCCAGCGGTGTTATCCCGCTGGACGCCCTCGTCCCTCAGATAGAGCGCCGCTTCAACCCCAAGCTCGCGGAGCGCAACGTGGCCGCGCTCAAGCGCGCGTTCGAGGAGACAAAGGTGTCCGGTTGA
- a CDS encoding 4Fe-4S binding protein, with protein sequence MAEITVKDVKTGFIVDTPGGAKAYRTGDWRSQRPVYDQDRCVKCGVCYLFCPDSAIKIKEDGYVEVDEFYCKGCGICAKECWTGAFEMKPLGEEKK encoded by the coding sequence ATGGCGGAGATAACGGTCAAGGACGTGAAGACAGGCTTCATAGTGGACACCCCGGGCGGCGCCAAGGCGTACCGCACCGGCGACTGGCGGAGCCAGCGCCCGGTCTACGACCAGGACCGGTGCGTGAAATGCGGGGTCTGCTATCTCTTCTGCCCCGACTCCGCCATTAAAATAAAGGAAGACGGCTACGTGGAGGTGGACGAGTTCTACTGCAAGGGCTGCGGGATCTGCGCGAAGGAGTGCTGGACCGGCGCCTTCGAGATGAAGCCGCTGGGCGAGGAGAAGAAATAA
- the porA gene encoding pyruvate ferredoxin oxidoreductase — protein sequence MGKRIGIEVSLAVSEAVKLCNTDVVAAYPITPQTHIVEHLSEIIADGELDAEFICVESEHSAMSACLGSAAAGARTFTATAGQGLELMHEAVYLASSMRLPMVMAVANRALSAPLSVWGDHSDVMAVRDTGWIQVFCEDGQEAFDHIIWAFRVAEDNRVLFPVMVHLDGFHLTHVVEPIYIEDREKVDSFLPPNRFPLPLDPKKPVSMGTFAPPVIYTEIKKAQEDAFQSIMPHIVECWEKFGKHFGRSYKPVETYRAEDAETLIMTMGSYGETASVAIDTLRAKGLKVGQVKLRLWRPFPFKELRDAVKGAKNLIVLDRCISSGGPGGPVASEVRSALYDEPVRPVVVGYISGLGGRDILPEQFEAMIERGIKDAAKGRTERMVILGARE from the coding sequence ATGGGCAAGAGAATAGGGATCGAGGTCTCGCTGGCGGTGTCGGAGGCGGTGAAGCTCTGCAACACCGACGTCGTCGCAGCATATCCCATCACGCCGCAGACCCACATAGTGGAGCATCTCTCCGAGATCATAGCCGACGGCGAGCTGGACGCGGAGTTCATATGCGTGGAGAGCGAGCACTCGGCCATGAGCGCGTGCCTCGGCTCCGCAGCCGCAGGCGCCCGCACCTTCACCGCGACAGCGGGGCAGGGGCTCGAGCTCATGCACGAGGCGGTCTATCTCGCCTCCTCCATGAGGCTCCCGATGGTCATGGCTGTTGCAAACCGCGCACTCTCCGCGCCGCTGTCGGTATGGGGCGACCACTCGGACGTCATGGCGGTGCGCGACACGGGCTGGATACAGGTCTTCTGCGAGGACGGCCAGGAGGCCTTCGACCACATAATCTGGGCATTCCGCGTCGCCGAGGACAACAGGGTGCTGTTCCCGGTCATGGTGCACCTCGACGGCTTCCACCTCACGCACGTGGTCGAGCCGATCTACATAGAGGACCGGGAGAAGGTGGACTCGTTCCTCCCGCCAAACCGGTTCCCTCTGCCGCTCGACCCCAAGAAGCCGGTCAGCATGGGGACCTTTGCGCCGCCTGTGATCTACACCGAGATAAAGAAGGCGCAGGAGGACGCGTTCCAGTCGATCATGCCCCATATCGTCGAATGCTGGGAGAAATTTGGAAAGCACTTCGGCCGCAGCTACAAGCCGGTCGAGACCTACAGGGCCGAGGACGCCGAGACCCTCATAATGACCATGGGAAGCTACGGCGAGACCGCGTCGGTCGCGATCGACACCCTGCGCGCGAAGGGGCTCAAGGTCGGCCAGGTGAAGCTCAGACTCTGGAGGCCGTTCCCGTTCAAGGAGCTGCGCGATGCGGTCAAGGGGGCGAAGAATCTGATCGTGCTCGACCGATGCATCTCCTCAGGCGGCCCGGGCGGACCGGTGGCCTCCGAGGTGCGCAGCGCGCTCTACGACGAGCCCGTGAGGCCCGTGGTCGTGGGCTACATATCCGGCCTCGGCGGCCGCGACATACTGCCGGAGCAGTTCGAGGCGATGATAGAGCGCGGGATCAAGGACGCGGCAAAGGGCCGGACCGAACGAATGGTGATACTCGGCGCCAGAGAGTAG
- a CDS encoding pyruvate synthase subunit beta encodes MRDLSVFASRLVTKDESFTPGHRACVGCAEALAVRQVAKAVGRNAIMVNATGCMEIIASCYPDTSWEIPWIHTLFENTAAVASGVESALKVQRRKGRIDPGRRIKVVGMGGDGATADIGIQALSGMLERGHDVLYICYDNEAYMNTGIQRSGATPYGASTTTSPAGKKSIGQQTEKKNMPEIVAAHRIPYVATACPSFPFDLMDKVKRAVAVEGPAYIHVFSVCPTGWRAASEDAVRFGRLAVQSGVFPLYEVVDGEYRLSMDFEKLVPVKDYFKGQGRFRHLTDQDVEHIQRRVEKNWNELRKKCNL; translated from the coding sequence ATGAGGGACCTGTCCGTATTCGCATCCAGGCTCGTCACGAAGGACGAGAGCTTCACGCCGGGGCATCGCGCCTGCGTCGGCTGCGCCGAGGCGCTTGCCGTGAGGCAGGTGGCCAAGGCGGTCGGCCGCAACGCCATCATGGTCAACGCGACAGGCTGCATGGAGATCATCGCATCCTGCTATCCGGACACCAGCTGGGAGATCCCCTGGATCCACACCCTCTTCGAGAACACCGCCGCGGTCGCCTCCGGCGTGGAGTCGGCCCTCAAGGTGCAGAGGCGCAAGGGGCGCATCGATCCGGGCCGCCGCATCAAGGTCGTGGGGATGGGCGGGGACGGCGCGACCGCCGACATCGGCATACAGGCCCTCTCCGGGATGCTCGAGCGCGGCCACGACGTGCTCTACATCTGCTACGACAACGAGGCGTACATGAACACGGGGATACAGCGCTCCGGCGCCACGCCCTACGGCGCCTCGACGACCACCTCCCCCGCGGGCAAGAAGAGCATAGGCCAGCAGACGGAGAAGAAGAACATGCCGGAGATCGTCGCCGCCCATCGCATCCCGTACGTCGCGACCGCCTGCCCCAGCTTCCCGTTCGACCTGATGGACAAGGTGAAGAGGGCGGTGGCGGTCGAGGGGCCCGCGTACATCCACGTATTCTCCGTGTGCCCGACCGGCTGGCGCGCCGCCTCCGAGGACGCGGTCAGGTTCGGCAGGCTCGCGGTGCAGTCGGGGGTGTTCCCGCTCTACGAGGTGGTGGACGGCGAGTACAGGCTGTCCATGGATTTCGAGAAGCTTGTCCCCGTGAAGGACTACTTCAAGGGGCAGGGCCGCTTCCGCCACCTCACCGACCAGGACGTGGAGCACATCCAGCGGAGGGTGGAGAAGAACTGGAACGAGCTGAGGAAGAAATGCAATCTGTGA
- a CDS encoding NAD(P)H-dependent oxidoreductase subunit E, whose amino-acid sequence MDLTKVDAICTKHRGQPEQLIGILQDVQKEYNYLPREALERVSKGLEVPLSRIYAVATFFKAFSLQPRGRNHVCVCMGTACHVRGAPNVLSEMERDLGIKAGETDRDLNFTLETVNCVGACALGPVAVVNGEYHGKLTTQKVGELVKKMKG is encoded by the coding sequence ATGGACCTCACAAAAGTGGACGCGATCTGCACGAAGCACCGCGGGCAGCCGGAGCAGCTGATCGGCATACTCCAGGACGTGCAGAAGGAGTACAACTACCTGCCCAGGGAGGCGCTGGAGCGCGTCTCGAAGGGCCTCGAGGTGCCGCTGTCGCGCATCTACGCGGTTGCCACGTTCTTCAAGGCGTTCTCGCTCCAGCCGCGCGGCAGAAACCACGTCTGCGTCTGCATGGGCACCGCCTGCCACGTCCGCGGCGCGCCCAACGTGCTCTCCGAGATGGAGCGCGACCTCGGCATCAAGGCGGGGGAGACCGACCGGGACCTCAATTTCACGCTCGAGACGGTAAACTGCGTGGGCGCCTGCGCGCTGGGGCCCGTCGCTGTGGTCAACGGCGAATATCACGGCAAGCTCACGACGCAGAAGGTCGGCGAGCTGGTGAAGAAGATGAAGGGGTGA
- a CDS encoding 4Fe-4S binding protein, producing MAKLIPDVKALEALRKKSLDERKGYKQVIAVCGGTGCHAYGCMKVIEAFRAELAKQGLAKDVRLRTTGCHGFCEMGSLCIIHPSDIFYVKITPEDVAEVVSETVKAGKVIDRLCYTDPASKKKVVKAAEVPFYKNQHRLLFAQNGMVDPKDLDDYLAIGGFSGAAAALCDLKPRDIIDKIKASGLRGRGGGGFPTGRKWEICASHESDVRYIVCNADEGDPGAYMDRSILEGNPFAVIEGMIVGAKAIGAAHGYVYVRNEYPLAVENLGAAIVKAREAGLLGEDILKTGFSFDITINRGGGAFVCGEETGLISSVMGLTGEPNPKPPYPAQRGLWGKPTVINNVETWANVPMILSKGEKWFAGMGTANSKGTKVFSLVGKINNTGLVEVPMGITLRKIVYDIGGGIPGGRKFKAVQTGGPSGGCLPESMLDSPVDFDELTKMGSMMGSGGMIVMDDRTCMVDVAHYFMKFLSEESCGKCVPCREGVPRMKAILEDITNGKGSDEAIALLQELGETVRDASLCALGGTSPNPVLSTLKYFRDEYEAHIRDKRCPAGVCKALINYSVIEDRCTGCGACARVCPTQAAVATGRPATVKGKKHDKLKAHEIVQEKCIKCGACIEACKFDAIKVE from the coding sequence GTGGCTAAGCTTATTCCGGACGTCAAGGCGCTCGAGGCCCTGAGGAAAAAATCCCTCGACGAGCGAAAGGGCTACAAACAGGTCATCGCGGTGTGCGGCGGCACCGGCTGCCACGCCTACGGCTGCATGAAGGTCATCGAGGCGTTCCGCGCCGAGCTCGCTAAGCAGGGGCTCGCGAAGGACGTGAGGCTGCGGACCACCGGCTGCCACGGCTTCTGCGAGATGGGGTCGCTGTGCATCATCCACCCGTCCGACATCTTCTACGTCAAGATCACGCCCGAGGACGTGGCCGAGGTAGTCTCCGAGACGGTGAAGGCCGGCAAGGTGATCGACAGGCTCTGCTACACCGACCCCGCTTCCAAGAAGAAGGTGGTCAAGGCCGCCGAGGTCCCTTTCTACAAGAACCAGCACAGGCTGCTCTTCGCGCAGAACGGCATGGTCGATCCAAAGGACCTGGACGACTACCTCGCCATCGGCGGGTTCTCCGGCGCTGCCGCGGCGCTCTGCGATCTCAAGCCGCGGGACATCATCGACAAGATCAAGGCCTCGGGCCTCAGGGGCCGGGGCGGCGGGGGATTCCCCACGGGCAGGAAGTGGGAGATCTGCGCTTCGCACGAGAGCGACGTCCGCTACATCGTCTGCAACGCGGACGAGGGCGACCCGGGCGCGTACATGGACCGCTCGATCCTCGAGGGCAACCCCTTCGCCGTGATCGAGGGCATGATCGTCGGCGCGAAGGCGATAGGCGCCGCGCACGGCTATGTGTACGTGAGGAACGAATATCCGCTCGCGGTGGAGAACCTCGGCGCTGCAATAGTGAAGGCGCGCGAGGCGGGGCTCCTGGGCGAGGACATCCTAAAGACCGGCTTCTCCTTCGACATCACCATCAACCGCGGCGGCGGCGCATTCGTCTGCGGCGAGGAGACCGGCCTCATAAGCTCGGTCATGGGGCTCACCGGCGAGCCGAACCCCAAGCCTCCCTATCCGGCGCAGCGCGGCCTCTGGGGCAAGCCCACGGTGATCAACAACGTGGAGACCTGGGCCAACGTCCCCATGATCCTCTCCAAGGGCGAGAAGTGGTTCGCCGGGATGGGGACCGCGAACAGCAAGGGGACCAAGGTCTTCTCGCTGGTCGGCAAGATCAACAACACGGGGCTGGTCGAGGTGCCCATGGGCATCACGCTCCGCAAGATCGTCTACGACATCGGCGGCGGGATCCCCGGCGGCCGCAAGTTCAAGGCGGTGCAGACAGGCGGCCCCTCGGGCGGGTGCCTGCCCGAGTCAATGCTCGACTCGCCGGTCGATTTCGACGAGCTCACGAAGATGGGATCGATGATGGGCTCCGGCGGAATGATCGTCATGGACGACCGGACCTGCATGGTCGACGTGGCGCACTATTTCATGAAGTTCTTGAGCGAGGAGAGCTGCGGAAAGTGCGTGCCCTGCCGCGAGGGGGTGCCGCGCATGAAAGCGATCCTCGAGGACATCACCAACGGCAAGGGCAGCGACGAGGCGATCGCCCTCCTCCAGGAGCTGGGCGAGACGGTGCGCGACGCCTCTCTCTGCGCGCTCGGCGGCACCTCCCCCAACCCGGTGCTCTCCACCCTCAAGTACTTCCGCGACGAGTACGAGGCGCACATACGGGACAAGCGCTGCCCGGCGGGGGTCTGCAAGGCGCTGATCAACTATTCCGTAATAGAGGACAGGTGCACGGGCTGCGGGGCCTGCGCAAGGGTCTGCCCCACGCAGGCCGCGGTCGCGACCGGAAGGCCCGCGACGGTCAAGGGAAAGAAACACGACAAGCTCAAGGCGCACGAGATCGTGCAGGAGAAGTGCATAAAGTGCGGGGCCTGCATAGAGGCCTGCAAGTTCGACGCGATCAAGGTCGAATAG